The genomic segment AAAGTACAATTAATTTACAACAGGCTTTATTCCCATTCCTTTACAAGTTTCCATTACTAACTCTTTGCCTAACCCTTTAGACAAAGGATGCGCTAGATTAAATCTGACTTCACATATTGAAGCGATATTATGCCATCCTCCAATAGTCTTCTCACATGATTGTATTTGAGACGAACTTGCCTCGATTTGCCATTGTAACAATCACTTGAAGCTCAAAAAATAGCAGCTTTATTATCACAAATAGATAGTCAAAGGTGGCATTGGCTTACCCAAATAGGAATATCTATCAAGCATACTTGAAGCTTGATCGAGCTTCTTCTCCAATGAAGACATAGCTATAAATTCCGACTCCATGGTTGAGTGAGTAATACATGTCCGCTTTGATTTCAAGAGATTCTTTGCTCCGGTCAAAGTGAAAATCCAAAAGTAATAGATTTAGAGTCATTTGGATCGGGAATTCCAAGTAGCATCACTATAGCCTTCAATAACTGCTGGAAAGGTAGAATAATGTAGGCCATTATTAATCGTTCCTTTAGATACCTTAAACACGAATTAAGGCATTCCAATGTTCAACTCCGGGTTCTATCGGTAAACTTGCTCAAAGTTCCTCTTGCATAACCAATATGGCTCCTCGGTACAATGCATGACATACATAAGACTCCCAACAATGCGAGAATACGTCAATTGATCAAGAACGTCATTACGGTTCAGCACCTAGTTTGATGCTAGATCAAATGGTGTAGAGAGCGAGCTTGTCATCAAAATGACCAAACCTCTCTAACTTTCTCAATATAACTTGCTTGAGTAAGAGTCAAAGCATTAGCTGATCTCACAATTTTAATGCCCAAAATTACATCGGCTTCTCCAAGATCCTTCATTTCAACTCGAGAAGCAAGAAATGATTTTGTTTCTTAACTCTTTCAATATCGATTCCAAAGATCAACATGTCATCCACATAGAGACGTGATTATAACTCCgcagttttcttgaaatttcttgaatatgCATATATCGCCACCATTGATTGAGTAGCCATTAGAAATCATGgcctttctaaatttctcatgCCATTGCTTTGGAGCTTGTTTTAATCCATAAAGAGATTTACGAAGCTTACAAACTTTATGTTCCTGACCAGGAATGATGAACCCCTCTGGTTGTTTCATGTAAACTTCTTCATCTAGATCTCCATTCAAAAATGCGGtcttcacatccatttgatgaattATCATATTATGAATTGCTGCTAAAGCAATTAAGAGCCGAATAGATGTCATCCGAGCTACAGGTGCAAAGgtatcaaaataatcaatatcTTTCATTTGAGTAAAACCTTTTGCTACCAAGCGAGCTTTGTACTTATCTATAGTACCATCAGATTTTAATTTCTTCCTAAAAATCCATCTACAACCAATAGGTTTACACCCTTAGGAAGATCGACAAAATCCATGTATCATTTGACATGATAGAATGCATTTCATCATTAATAGCTTCACCCAGAAAGGAGCATCATGGGAAGATACTGCTTCAGCATAACTTTCAGGATCTTTTTCAACCAAATAGACTTGAAAATCAGGTCCAAAGTTCTTTGGCTGGGCTGATCTTATACTGCGCCTCAGATGGCTTTCTTCCACGGACTCAACTGTTTTCCTTTTAAGAGGAGATGTAAAAGAACTTGCATCTTGTTCTAAAGATTCTTTTTTCTTAGGAAATATATTCTCAAAAAAGTTAGCATGTAAGGATTCAATAATTGTGTGAGGACTTGGAGTCTCAAGATTTAAGAATCTATAAGCCTTACTGGTCTGAGAATAACCAATAAACACACAATCTACTCTATAGCCAACCTTAGCCAAATGTTGATCTGGTAATCTAACATGAGCCAAACAACCCCATActtcaaaataatttatatttggcTTTCGGTTCTTCCAAAGTTCATAAAGGGATGCCTCAAGTTTCTTGGAAGGTATTCGATTCAAAATATGACAGGCTGAAAATAAGGCTTCAGTCCACAAATTTCCAGGCATACCAGATCCATAAAGCATAGAATTGACCATTTCTATGAAAgtcctatttttcctttctgctacaccattttgttgtggtgtaTATGATGTAGTCAATTGTTTTTCAATGccttctttttcacaaaaatcaataaaatctgattttaaatATTATCCACCTCTATCAGATCTAATTGATTTAATCTTCAAACTCAATTTATTTTCAACTTCTGCTTTATATGTTTTGAAAGACTCAAATGCCtcatcttttgttcttaatggaAAGACATATGTATATCTTGAGTAATCGTCAATGAAAGTGATAAAATATCTCTTTACCATGACGTGACAAACAATCCATCTCGTAGATATCGCGTGAATTAATTCCAAAAGTGTGGATGTCTTTCAACTGTCTTAAAAGGTTTCTTTGTTATCTTGCATTTACTACAAGTAAGACAACTTAGTAGTATGATCTTTTCCCACAGTCCTTAATTAATCCATTTTTCACCATAAGTTGTATGGATCTAAAATTCACATGACCAAGACGTTCATGCCATAAATCTAGAGACTCCACAATATAAGCAATATTTTCATTATCAATATTGAGTTTGAACATTCCATTTGTAAGCATAGCCTTTCCAACAAATATGCCATTTTTAGACGACAAATTTATCTGCCtcaaaaatcattctaaaaccaTGCTTCGAAAGAAGCGTACTCGACACCAAGTTCTTCCCACTCGTGAACATGCAATACGTCCATCACCAAGTGATTATCTTTCCGGAAGTAAACTTCAATTCAACAGTTCCTTTTCCCACAACCTTAGCAGAGGATGAGTTTCCTATATACAAAACTTTATCGTCCTGCCAATTCATAGGTCTTGAAAGAATTTCGATCACCTCGATATATTACGAGTTGCGCCCGTGTCTATCCACCATTCCACTTGATTTCACTTACCAATGCTTCGTAACCATTGttacaaattcatcttttctatggttatttgcctttttctttcttctttcagcTTTAAGAATTTTTTACAATCATGCGCATAGTGACCAAATTTGTGAGTTGATAACATTCAACCGACTTAGAATTGGTACTAGTACGCTTggaaatttctctttccttcgAATTTTCTTATTAACAGATtctcttcttggttgattttttcTTCAACCACATGAGCTTTCATGACGGGttccttcaaaatattattgtcaCGATATCGAGTCTCTTGTTCAATTTGCAAATGTTGCAACAATTGCTCAAGTGTCAAATCTTCTTTCTTGTGTAAGAGTTTGCTTCTGTATTCTTTCCAAGAGGAAGGAAGTTTCGAGACAATAGCACAGCACCAACATGAAAATTTTCATCAAGAGCAATTCCAGAGATAGCAATTTTCTTAGCTATAAGTTGGAATTCTTGCACTTGTTCAGTGATTGACTTATCATCAACCATTTTGAACTCCATATAGTTTGAAACAAGAAATTTCTTTGAACTCGCCTCTTCCGCCAAATAGATATTTTGGAGAGTGTCCCAAATATCCTTAGCAAATTTGCACTTGGTATAATATTGATCATAAAATTTGTTAGACATTCCTCCAAGAATATAATTCTtacataaataatcatcatcttTCCACTTGGCAATTTGTTCTTTAATCAAAGTAGCCTCGTCATTCTTTAACGAGGAGCATTAGGACAAGGTTGTTCAAGAACATATGCCAACTTCAATCTTCTTAAAAGAATTCCATCTTTCCACGCCATCTAGGAAAGTCTTTGCCATCGAATATTTCAAAATTATGATTAGGCAGAGATGGAACACCATTTAATGTTGATGTAGTAGCCATAGAGACAACTATCTTCAAATTGTTAAAACAAGGATgataataacaaaagaaattcaaaataaacTTGCTTGGAGAGGCACGTTAAGACGTTTCTTGAAGATAGTTAGAGTCTCTCCACGAGCAAAcggaagaataaataacaactGTATCTTCGGGATTCAACTAAGCCACAACAAGCagcattcaagaaagttgctCTTCTATTCTTGAATTGGTGATTTCACCTTTTGATCAATGTCTCTCTAAAGTTTTTAGGGGaaattgtttttattgaagTGCTTGCCTTTTCCAAAAGAATGAAACACTATTTATAggataaaaattacataacataaaagttttcattaaatagcatttaaaataagttcatgaatttttcttaaaatacatgCAACTTTTATGTAACTTTTAAGAACCTAAAAcgtaaaatactaaatgaagaatgtatcttcaaattcacattcatttagtttgaaaaactTTTATCAGATGAaatgtttcaaaattaattaaaacattaactTAACAGGATATTCACAAAGAGATCAAAGCATATCTCGAAAATTCCATAAGCTCATGGGTATTCAGAAGAGTCAAGGCATCAAATACTACCTTTATCAAACTGTCTGGCTTTCTTGGAGATCACATGCATTACAAGGAGGTCATCCTACTTTCGAAATACGCTATTAAAGGCCCTTGAATCACGGAGAAAATTAGGAGAGAAGAATGAAGGGAATAAACAAAATTGTACCCACAttctttattaataaaatattcttgtttcttcaaaaaaaaaaaaaaaacactaaactCCCAAATGGGactcaatttgggctaaaaaagTGTTACCCAAATTAGTAAGTTTCACTCTTttccaattcatttttttgcgcggattgcccttcttttggggcggtctttaaattttgcccctcatatttatggtctttaaattatgcccctcatattgcagtctttaattttttgcgcCTTCGCATTACCGCAACTTTGAGCTTTCACGCGTAAATCATGaggttcgagttcgaaccccgctcaagcatacaaattaaaaaaaaaattaaggcaaGGTTTGGTCACGTGTATGCCAGACCCGGCATactcttgttaaggaattacaaattttatgccggacccgcatactctcatgccttatgggcggacttggcataagtatgcgggtcccagataactttgataattccttcacaagtttatgcccgtaagggcatacttttaatgggaaAACTTTTATGCGTGACCTGcttaaacttgtgaaggaattatcagcATGGGACTAGGTATACTTATGTCAAGTCcgcccacaaggcataagtatgccggtccggtgataactttggtaattccttcacaaatttatgccgtgggggcatacttttaatgggcaaacttttatacGGACCAAAGAAATcctgtgaaggaattatcaaaattATGCGGACCCAcgtacttatgccaagtccgcccataaggtaagtatgccgggtccggcgaactttagtaattccttcacaagtatATACGTcggggggcatagcgaaatttaaactacacttgcttgcgatttttttttttaaaattttgactgcgtGTGGGTTCGAAACTGAaccatgggttttagccgaagggcaaaatttaaagatttaatatgaggggcaaaatttaaagaccaccccaaaagaagggcaattctgcgaattgccctttcCAATTTGTCTACAGAGATTTGACTATCGACACAATTTATTTGGTATTCCTCcctctcaaattatttgtcatactttttaaaataattgtctcaaattatttatcatttaagaATTTTAAgataatattaattatttctttttcattttattcttaatagtAATTGTTCTTGAAGACAACAAAAACCTCAAGATGACatataaatagagtaaataatTAAGAGAGATtatatattaaacttaatacataaataaaataaaatagtcaaaaactcctcctaattaatatttttttaagaagcgTGTAAAAagaacgacaaataatttgaaagGGAAGAAGCTCTATATTTAGTCCTAACTCCAATAAGTAAGTGGAGTATATATTTTTAGCACCACCAAAGGGTGTGGTGCAGCTCtgctcctctcttaattagaggtctcgggttcgagTCTGGATATGAAAAAAGTcttggtagggagcgcttccccTAAATGGGCCCTACTGGGTGTAAATTCAAATTTAGTCAAACTTCAATACGAACACCGGACGCCGTttgggaaacaaaaaaaaaaaaaaaagtatatatttataacaatatccaaaaaaaaaaaaaaaaaaaaaaaaggctgaaAAAGAAGGTATATGGCCAGCGCAAGTCGCTTCTAAAAATCAGACaccacataaataaataaataaataaataaataaataaataaataaataaaagaccaaaaaaaatatcactAATCTATAATATCCACCAAAAACAttccaaagaaaaggaaataaacaTCCAATCTTTCTCTCTTCCAAGAACTCAAATCAATTATGGCCTCTCTTCTTACAAAtggaatttcatgtttttcaccTCAAACAATTACTGAACAACCTAAACTCCCAAAGGGTCTCAATTTTTGCAGAATTCAACCACCCCCAGAAACCctaattcaagaaacttgaaggtCAAATCTGCAAAATTGAGCTATGAAGCCACCACTATTGACACTCCAGAATTAAGTTCTTAACTTCCGTTAGTTTAAGGGATCAAAATTGCACGTTTatattaattgaaaattaaatatacttaacTAAATTATACTACAAGAATCAAAACTACAATAAAATTATAACACATGAATTAAAGTCgccatttttttaatattgttttcaaaaccctataaaaaaGAAACACGACAAATAAGTAACTCTACTCTATATTTAGTCCTAACTCCAATTACTAAATATATTTATAGcaatatctaaaaaaaaaaaaaaaaaaaaaaaaaattatggctaAAAAAGAAGGTATGACAAGTCCCTTCTAAAAATCAAACaccacataaaaataaaaaaatactaacctataaaatccaccaaaaacactccaaaaagaaaataaagctcCAATCTTTTTCGTTGTTCACCTTAgcctttttctctcttccaagAATCAATTATGGCTTCTCTTCTTACCAATGGAATTATGGAATCTCATGTCTTTCTCCCCAATAAATCACTGAACAACCTAAACTCCTATAAGGCTCTCAACTTCTGCTAAAAAAATGTTTCTCAAATTAGTAAGTTTCAACTCTTTTCCAATTTGTCCACAGAGATTGACTATCCACACAATTAATTTGATACCCTTCGTCTTAAATCATTTGTCATCATTTCTAAAAATAGagatctcaaattatttatcattttagaagttaaaaaaaaaattattttccattttacccttaatataGTAATTATTCTTGAAGACTACAAACACCTCAATGTGTCatataaatagagtaaatattcaataaagagagattatatcttaagacataaataagataaaaatagtcaaaaaaatcctcctaattaatatttttttaagaagcgTGTAAAAagaacgacaaataatttgaaacgGAAGAAGCTTTATATTTGGTGCTAACTCCAATAAGTGAGTATACATTTATCGCACCACGAGAGAATGTGGTGTAACTCTACTCCTTTCTTAATTGTCCCTTATCTCGGCTACTACGtatgaaaaaaaacatttgaTTAGAGCTTCTCCCGACCCGCCCCgcaaattcaaatttaatcaaatttcaaTACGAACACCAAACGCCGTCcggaaaacaaacaaaaaagagtatatatttatagcaatatcaaaaaaaaaaaaaaaaaaaaggctgaaAATGATGGTATGTGGCCAGCACAAGTCCACCAGACACcacagaaaataaataaaaagacaaaaagtTACACTAATCTATAAAATCCACCAAAAACAttcccaaaagaaaaataaagctCCAATCTTTCTCTCTTCCAAGAACTCAAATCAATTATGGCTTCACTTCTTACAAATGGAATCTGATGTTTTTCTCCACAAACAATCACTGAACAACCTAAACTCCCAAAAGGGTCTCAATTTCTACAAAAATCAACAACCCCCATAAACCctaattcaagaaatttgaaaGTCAAAGCTGCGGAATTAAGCTATGAAGCCACCACTATTGACACTCCAGAATTAAGTTCTTAAACTTTCATTAGTTTGAAGGATCAAAATCACACGTTTATATtaattaaagaataaatatgTTTAACTAAATTATATAAGAAtcaaaactagaataaaactaTAACACAGGAATTAAAATCACTAATTatcttaacattttttttaaagccgTGTAAAAAAGAAACTAGACAAATAAGTAGCTCTACTCTATATTTAGTCCTAACTCCCAAAAGTGAATATATTTATAGCCattccaaaaatttattacaaacaacaacaatatacccagtgCAAATTCATGCAGCGGAATCTGGaaagggtaaagtgtacgctgATTGCAACCCCTTAACCACTGCACTAAGTCTTCAACTTGTGTCAAGGGGTGTCAACATGATATAGATAcctataaaatcaaaatttaacttataatgtaattttccgGCGAAGTGGTGGCGCTTCGGGCAGGAGTAGCTCCGTCCCTGCTTGAGAGgcagggaggctgtttccggcaGACCCTCAGCCCAAGGAATTTACTTCCactgtccatttttacttgtcacgttTCGCCTCTCGACAGTCAAACTGCATAAGCTTTTGACCAACATTTTTggatatatttttcatcatattaatatgagatGAGTTgtaacttataatatttttcatatagtttCCGCATATCTAAATATTagtttcaaaatattaaattaatataatttaacttaactttaaaaattaatcaaattgaGTCTCGAGAAGCAAGacgtgaaaaataaaaatgattgcGGCAGAAAAAGAAGGTATGTGGCCAGCACAAGTGCCTTCTAAAAATCAGACACcacataaataaatttttgaaaaaaaccaATCTATAAAGTCCACCCAAAAACattccaaaaagaaataaagttcCCATTCTTGATTGTTCATCTAGCTTCCCAAAATATCAATTATGGCTTCTTTTCTTGCAAATGGAATCTCATGTTTTTCACCTCAACCCATAACTGAACTCCCAAAAGGGTctcattttttgcaaaaatcaaCCACCCCAAGAAACCctaattcaagaaacttgaaggtCAAATCTGCAAAACTAAGCTATGAAGAGGCTACTATTGAAAACCAAGGTAAACaatcttcaatttcaacttcaaatgaAAATGACCAACTTAATAAATTCTTGAAAAGAGATTATAAATGGGGTTTCAATCAAGAAATAGATTCATTTTCATTACCAAAAGGACTTAATCAAGAAACTGTTAAGCTTATATCTGCTAAGAAAAATGAACCAAATTGGATGCTTGAATTTAGATTAAAATCATATGATAAGTTTCTTAAAATGAATGAACCTAAATGGTCTGATAATAAGTACCCTGAAATTAGTTTTCAAGATATTTGTTATTATTCTGAACCTAAAAAGAAACCAACTTTAAATAGTCTTGATGAAGCTGATCCTGAACTTATTAAGTATTTTGATAAATTGGGTATATCGTTGAACGAAAagaatcgattagctaatgttgcgGTTGATGCTGTTCTTGATAGTGTATCTATAGCTACAACACATAGGAAGACTTTAGAGAAATCAGGTGTGATCTTTTGTTCCATATCCGAGGCGATTAGGGAGTATCCGGATTTAGTTAAGAAGTATTTAGGGAGAGTTGTGCCCCCGGAGGATAATTTTTACGCGGCTCTGAATTCGGCTGTGTTTAGTGATGGATCATTCGTGTATATACCTAAGAACACTAGGTGTCCGATGCAAATCTCGACTTATTTTAGGATAAACGCGATGGAAACCGGACAGTTTGAGAGGACTGTGATAATTGCGGAGGAAGGGAGTTTTGTGGAGTATTTAGAAGGGTGTACTGCGCCTTCTTATGATACGAATCAGTTACATGCCGCTGTGGTGGAGTTGTATTGCCACGAAGGTGCGGAGATTAAGTATTCGACCGTGCAGAATTGGTACGCGGGGGACGAGGAAGGTAAAGGAGGGATTTATAATTTCGTTACGAAGAGGGGACTTTGTGCTGGGGCTCGGTCGAAGATTTCGTGGACGCAAGTGGAGACGGGGTCTGCTATTACTTGGAAGTATCCGAGTGTTGTGTTGGAAGGTGATGAATCAGTTGGTGAATTTTATTCTGTTGCGTTGACGAATAATTATCAGCAGGCGGATACGGGGACGAAGATGATACACAAAGGGAAGAATACAAGGAGTAGGATAATTTCAAAGGGTATTTCAGCGGGGCATTCTAGGAACTGTTATCGAGGATTAGTTCAGGTGTTGTCCAGTGCAGACAATGCTAAGAACTCGTCTCAGTGTGACTCGATGCTCATTGGGGATACTGCTGCAGCCAACACTTATCCATACATTCAGGTAGTTTGCTTGCTGTTTGTGAACTTTATTCCTTTCTGTTTTATCTTGATAGCAATAAGTCttgtttcatttttgttttgtaGCCACAACATGCTATTTATGCAATCAGACTGTTATCCTtttctttgtgttatggtgacaTTTGTTATGCATGATGCCTGGTGCATTTAAGTGTTTACATGACCTTTTTCATAGGATAGACCATATTTTTGTTTCGCCATTTAACATCTAAGACCTCTTCTTTTCGAGAtgtatcaaaaagaaaaatagaagtcTTCCTTATGAAGTTATTGATCATCTGCAAGATGAAGAAAGGAGGAGTGAAAAAGTTCATAAGGACTGCTGCTATTTCCTCTTGGTAGAGAAGAAGTTAAGCAAGCTTCCATATTGAGGCAGACAGCTTAGAAATTCTACTCTAGGTCTTACTCCCACTGTTCTAATTTAGCGAGACTCTTTACTTTTTTAGtcagttccaaaaaaaaaaattaaaaaaaatggcacCTTTTAATATTTAGTAAgaattaactttaaacttcccattttacccttaataagtTGATTTATAGCTACAAAAATATCTATTGTTTGTTTTAGATCAcgagtttcaaaagtcttcctttcattCTTAATCACCATGCctgtcaaacaccttcacataaattgagacgcaGAGCCTAGGATCTAGTTTCTATAGTCCTTTTTGACTTATAGGGCCTAGGATTTAGTTTTTCAAGTTATACTCTTATCTGAGGATGTCATTCATGTTTGCAAGATGCAGGGAATCTTTGGTTAGGTTCCAGCGCAAACCTTAGTGTTCAAGCTTGTTAGACTTGTCTTGCGGCTTTTAGGTGCAGCCTATTGTGGGTCCCTGTTGTTTTGAGCATCACCATTTGTTCCTCACAGCTTTTAGAGAATGTTACTCATACTTAGTGTTTGGCAAGCTTCTGAGAAGCCAAAAGTtcttattttataataaaagaaGTGCTTATTTGAGAGTATCGGGGCGTTTGACCAATCTTTTAGGAAAAAATGTaagtgtttttgagtagtagtagAAGCTATTTTTCAGAAGCTGGGAAAAATAGCTTTTCCTGAGAAGCACTTTTGGAACCTTGGCCAAGAccaaattacaacaacaacaacaacatacccaatgtaaatTGTTTCTCTAATATTgacaaaagtgtttttcaaatttgattAGTCAAACATAAACTGCAACTCTCCAAAAGTATTTTTCCAAAAAGCACTTCTGataaaaagcacttttcaaaataagcagatTCTGAAAATTGGCCAAACGAGATACTAAAATTAGCCTTGGGTTACATAGTAATTTTAGCTGGATTGCTTGTGAGGTCGCAGTGAGTAAAAGAAAGAGTGCCAATTCTGCTTGAGTGTTTCATGGCCATGAGAGGACGTGTTATTGTAAATTGTAATGTCTACGGACCTGTAAGATCAAAATCCTTCGCCATGCTGTATATTTATTTCTCAGGAACTTGAATGAAGCCTCTGTTGCCAAAACCTAGTATATATTTCTGCACAAAAAGCAAACATACAGGGGTGTGTTGTGAATAGGCATTGAATAGCTTATTCATCAGTTTGAATAGCTAACCTGTTATACTTGGTCCAGCAAATGAAGTACCATCCACTATAGAATGTAATATTCCTATATGCTTCTACAAAGTTGCTTCAACCGTGCCCCCAGGGGTTATAGCTCAATTGGCAAAGGTTGAGAGACGTGCGTCTTAAATCACAAGTTTGAGCCCTGTGCCAAGCGAACTAAGTCTACCCGAGCTCTGAAAGCTGCAGTTGGCCCAAAGGGTTGGCTTCAGACGGAtttcttgagtcattaaaaaaattgttggtgGAGACATATTTTCATTGTCCGGGAATCATCTTGATTAGGCTAGGGATTCAGAGATCTTGCTTGGAAATACCACAGAAGACACTCCACTAGTGGGGATTCAGGTTCAGAGTACTCTTTAGTTGGAATTATGGTTTTAGGGTATGTGAGAAAGTGCCCATGGTTTATGATAAAAGAAGAGTCTTGACTTTTTATGAcaatcaaacctctctataacaatgtCGTCTATTTCGATATGTgttggctgttatagagaacatataatataacataacatgaaagataTATTCCACAAAAAAAACATGGTTgttataatgaaatgttgttatagagaggtttggctgtattttttttttttttttttttttttaggtggGCGTTTAAGTTGTACATCCTTCGTCATTCCCTCTGAGTCAAGTATGTAAATCAATGTTGATATTTGATACTAACATCATAGAGAATACATCAAGAACTTGATTTTAGTTGTAAACTAGGTCAAACATTTTTTCTGCATGTTAATTATGTAAATTTTCTGCTCTAATTTGAACCGAAATCCACTTCTTTCCATTCTCTGTAAGACGTATGCATAAATTACGCTTTACACTATTGCTTCTACTGATGTTATCATCATTTGAACAGAGCAAAAACCCAACCGCCCGCATCGAACATGAAGCGACCACGTCAAAGATTGGTGAAGATCAGTTATTTTATTTCCAACAGAGGGGAATCGACTATGAGAGAGCGATGGCTGCGATGATTTCGGGTTTTTGTAGGGACGTTTTCAACGAACTTCCCGATGAATTTGGTGCTGAAGTGAACCAGCTGATGAGCTTGAAACTTGAAGGATCTGTTGGTTAAGCACACTTTTTATTTAGTGAATAAAAGCTAATTGCTAGTAGCTAATGGTTGTTGTCCTATGTACAGTTGTAATCAGTTATACAACAGAAACTTTGCATTAACACTCATTGTGAATAATGCATTAAGGCATTATCTTCTGATATGTTTGTAATATATCCCAAAACTTTTGAGGATAGATTCCACATTGATTGTATTAGAGAATAAATAATCAAGCTTTAGCATTATTAGTACTTTGAGGTGTAAAATACTGCTCATAAGCGTTTTTCAGTTAGTGTGAAAGATGGTAAAAAACTGTATGatttctccaaaaaaaatttgttggtACAATTAGGATTTCTCCATATTGATGTATATTAATTGATATATTCGTACATTATAAGAAAGGTCAACAAATACAATAAGCAGAGGTGGATGCATACATTGTAAGAAAGGTAAACAAATACAATAAGCTCAGGTGAATGTAGCGTTTTGGCATCGGTTTCATATGAATCCGGTACTTTTAAACGCAAAGCATAagtttatgtataaaaattcaCTAGATTGCAACAAATAGTAGGTAGTATGAAcatgtaatttttaaaatacaatggATTCAATACTAAGTAGCCATTTGGACATGAAAATTTGTTgatatttaaacaa from the Lycium ferocissimum isolate CSIRO_LF1 chromosome 11, AGI_CSIRO_Lferr_CH_V1, whole genome shotgun sequence genome contains:
- the LOC132037892 gene encoding UPF0051 protein ABCI8, chloroplastic-like, which gives rise to MASFLANGISCFSPQPITELPKGSHFLQKSTTPRNPNSRNLKVKSAKLSYEEATIENQGKQSSISTSNENDQLNKFLKRDYKWGFNQEIDSFSLPKGLNQETVKLISAKKNEPNWMLEFRLKSYDKFLKMNEPKWSDNKYPEISFQDICYYSEPKKKPTLNSLDEADPELIKYFDKLGISLNEKNRLANVAVDAVLDSVSIATTHRKTLEKSGVIFCSISEAIREYPDLVKKYLGRVVPPEDNFYAALNSAVFSDGSFVYIPKNTRCPMQISTYFRINAMETGQFERTVIIAEEGSFVEYLEGCTAPSYDTNQLHAAVVELYCHEGAEIKYSTVQNWYAGDEEGKGGIYNFVTKRGLCAGARSKISWTQVETGSAITWKYPSVVLEGDESVGEFYSVALTNNYQQADTGTKMIHKGKNTRSRIISKGISAGHSRNCYRGLVQVLSSADNAKNSSQCDSMLIGDTAAANTYPYIQSKNPTARIEHEATTSKIGEDQLFYFQQRGIDYERAMAAMISGFCRDVFNELPDEFGAEVNQLMSLKLEGSVG